A genomic region of Raphanus sativus cultivar WK10039 chromosome 6, ASM80110v3, whole genome shotgun sequence contains the following coding sequences:
- the LOC108812712 gene encoding villin-2 yields MSGSTKVLDPAFQGAGQKPGTEIWRIENFEAVPVPKSEHGKFYMGDTYIVLQTTQNKGGAYLFDIHFWIGKDTSQDESGTAAVKTVELDAVLGGRAVQHREIQGHESDRFLSYFKPCIIPLEGGVASGFKTPEEDVFETRLYTCKGKRSVHLKQVPFARSSLNHDDVFILDTKEKIYQFNGANSNIQERAKSLEVVQYLKDKYHEGTCDVAIVDDGKLDTESDSGEFWVLFGGFAPIGRKVANDDDIIPESTPPKLYSIIDGQMEPIDGDLSKSMLENTKCYLLDCGAEVFIWVGRVTQVDERKAASQSAEEYLASENRPKATRVTRVIQGYESHSFKSNFDSWPSGSAAPSNEEGRGKVAALLKQQGVGLKGIAKSAPVNEDIPPLLEAGGKLEVWYVNGKAKTPLPKEDIGKLYSGDCYLVLYTYHSGDRKDEFFLCCWFGKNSIKEDQETALRLANTMSNSLKGRPVQGRIYEGKEPPQFVALFQPMIILKGGLSSGYKNSVEEKGSADETYTPDSIALIQVSGTGVHNHKALQVEPVATSLNSYECFLLQSGTSMFLWHGNQSAHELMELAAKVAELLKPGMTLKHAKEGTESSTFWFALGGKQNFTSKKAASETVRDPHLYSFSFNRGKFQVDEIHNFAQDDLLTEDIYLLDTHAEVFVWVGQCVDPKEKQTVFEIGQKYVERAGSLEGLSPKVPLYKITEGNEPCFFTTYFSWDSTKAIVQGNSFQKKAALLFGTHHVVEDKSSGGNQGLRQRAEALAALNSAFNSSGSRPSYSSQDRSSGSQEGPRQRAEALAALTSAFSSSSSSTKSPPPPRPAGTSQASQRAAAVAALSQVLVAENPKSTDTSPTRRSTSSNPADENEEADASEEAGDETKVEEEVSPAGEEPEAKQKETEEQDDSVIDANGATFTYEQLRAKSENPVTGIDYKRREAYLSEEEFQSVFGMEKEAFNNLPRWKQDLLKKKFDLF; encoded by the exons ATGTCTGGTTCAACAAAAGTTTTGGATCCTGCTTTTCAAGGAGCTGGACAGAAACC agGAACTGAGATATGGAGAATCGAGAATTTCGAGGCAGTTCCAGTGCCAAAGTCTGAACATGGAAAGTTCTATATGGGAGACACTTACATTGTCTTGCAG ACAACACAGAACAAAGGAGGTGCTTATCTGTTTGATATTCATTTCTGGATTGGGAAAGACACTAGTCAG GATGAATCTGGAACAGCAGCTGTTAAAACAGTTGAACTCGATGCTGTTCTTGGAGGCCGTGCTGTCCAACACCGGGAGATTCAAGGACATGAATCTGACCGATTCTTGTCTTACTTCAAACCATGTATTATACCCTTAGAGGGTGGTGTTGcttcgggtttcaaaacacctGAAGAAGATGTGTTCGAAACACGGTTATATACCTGCAAAGGAAAACGTTCAGTTCATTTGAAGCAG GTTCCTTTTGCCCGCTCATCGCTGAATCATGATGATGTGTTTATCTTGGACACCAAGGAAAAGATCTACCAGTTCAACGGTGCCAATTCAAACATTCAGGAGAGAGCCAAATCTTTGGAAGTCGTTCAGTATTTGAAAGACAAGTATCATGAAGGAACTTGCGATGTTGCCATTGTTG ATGATGGAAAGTTAGATACAGAATCGGATTCTGGTGAGTTTTGGGTCCTCTTTGGTGGGTTTGCTCCAATAGGAAGGAAAGTTGCCAATGATGATGATATTATCCCGGAGTCAACTCCACCTAAGCTTTACAG CATCATTGATGGTCAGATGGAACCTATAGACGGTGATTTATCCAAATCCATGCTGGAGAACACTAAATGTTACCTTTTGGACTGTGGTGCTGAGGTATTCATCTGGGTTGGCCGAGTAACTCAAGTGGATGAGAGGAAAGCTGCTAGTCAATCTGCTGAG GAATATCTTGCTAGTGAAAATAGGCCAAAGGCGACAAGAGTTACTCGTGTTATCCAAGGTTATGAGTCACACTCTTTCAAGTCTAACTTTGACTCTTGGCCATCAGGCTCAGCCGCTCCTAGTAATGAAGAAGGACGAGGAAAAGTCGCTG CTTTGTTGAAGCAACAAGGTGTTGGGCTAAAGGGGATTGCAAAAAGTGCACCGGTGAATGAGGATATTCCACCTCTTCTTGAAGCTGGTGGAAAGTTGGAG GTTTGGTATGTAAATGGCAAAGCCAAGACTCCGTTGCCTAAAGAAGATATTGGCAAGCTCTATTCTGGGGACTGCTATTTGGTCCTTTACACCTATCATTCTGGTGATAGGAAAGACGAATTTTTCTTGTGCTGCTGGTTTGGAAAGAATAGCATTAAG GAGGACCAAGAAACAGCACTTAGACTGGCGAATACAATGTCAAACTCGTTGAAGGGAAGACCTGTGCAG GGACGTATCTACGAGGGTAAAGAGCCTCCACAGTTTGTTGCCCTTTTCCAACCTATGATTATCCTAAAG GGTGGTTTGAGCTCTGGTTACAAGAACAGCGTGGAAGAGAAAGGTTCAGCAGATGAAACCTACACACCAGACTCAATTGCACTAATTCAAGTGTCTGGAACTGGAGTTCATAATCATAAGGCACTGCAAGTTGAACCG GTGGCAACGTCTTTAAACTCGTATGAGTGCTTCCTACTGCAATCTGGTACTTCCATGTTTCTTTGGCATGGAAATCAAAGTGCGCATGAACTGATGGAACTAGCCGCTAAAGTTGCTGAACTCTTGAAG CCTGGGATGACTCTCAAGCATGCCAAAGAAGGAACAGAGAGTTCAACCTTTTGGTTTGCACTTGGAGGAAAGCAGAACTTCACCAGCAAGAAGGCAGCATCTGAGACTGTCAGGGACCCTCACTTATACTCATTTTCTTTCAACAGAg GAAAGTTTCAG GTTGATGAGATCCACAACTTTGCTCAAGATGACCTCTTGACTGAGGACATATATTTGCTTGACACTCATGCTGAAGTTTTTGTCTGGGTTGGTCAATGTGTGGACCCCAAGGAAAAGCAAACTGTGTTTGAGATTGGCCAA AAATATGTAGAGCGTGCTGGATCCTTGGAAGGCCTGTCTCCTAAAGTTCCACTATACAAAATCACTGAAGGGAACGAACCATGCTTCTTCACCACTTACTTTTCTTGGGATTCTACTAAAGCTATT GTGCAAGGAAACTCATTCCAGAAGAAAGCAGCCTTGTTATTTGGCACTCACCACGTTGTTGAG GATAAGTCTAGCGGTGGGAACCAAGGACTAAGGCAAAGAGCTGAAGCACTAGCTGCCTTAAATTCTGCATTTAATTCTTCTGGTAGCAGGCCATCATATTCg AGCCAGGACAGATCAAGCGGAAGTCAAGAGGGCCCAAGACAAAGAGCTGAAGCTTTAGCTGCATTGACATCCGCGTTCagttcttcttcatcatcaactaaatctcctccaccaccgAGGCCAGCGGGAACGAGTCAGGCTTCACAGAGAGCAGCAGCAGTGGCTGCTCTCTCGCAAGTTCTCGTTGCTGAGAATCCGAAATCAACTGACACCTCTCCAACAAGGAGATCCACTAGCTCCAACCCAGCAGATGAGA ATGAAGAAGCAGATGCTtcagaagaagctggtgatgaAACCAAGGTAGAAGAGGAAGTTTCACCTGCAGGAGAGGAGCCAGAAGCAAAGCAGAAGGAAACAGAGGAGCAAGATGATTCTGTTATAGACGCAAATGGTGCAACTTTCACCTATGAACAGCTGAGAGCTAAATCTGAAAACCCTGTGACTGGAATCGATTACAAGCGCAGAGAG GCTTATCTATCTGAGGAAGAGTTCCAGAGTGTGTTTGGGATGGAGAAAGAAGCATTCAACAACTTACCTCGTTGGAAGCAAGATTTGCTTAAGAAGAAATTCGACTTGTTCTAG